A portion of the Cohaesibacter gelatinilyticus genome contains these proteins:
- a CDS encoding low molecular weight phosphatase family protein, whose amino-acid sequence MLQTNILFVDATNNGRSIMAEAYFNQHCRGHLRAFSAGANPDAELDRHILEILKENDITPDDYCPKPIDIFLQPYSPRIDMIVGFTPTIDQFVLPIFPHQPEMTHLQIKPVVERMETVSRKQAVRECFADMRLVVDRALASGQLPRNEAA is encoded by the coding sequence ATGCTACAAACGAATATTCTGTTTGTTGATGCGACCAATAATGGCCGTTCTATCATGGCGGAGGCTTATTTCAATCAGCATTGCCGTGGGCATTTGCGCGCCTTTAGTGCCGGAGCAAATCCGGATGCTGAACTGGATCGCCATATTCTCGAGATCCTGAAGGAAAATGACATCACTCCTGATGATTATTGTCCCAAACCGATCGATATCTTCTTGCAGCCCTATTCTCCGCGGATCGATATGATCGTCGGTTTTACACCAACCATTGATCAGTTTGTTTTGCCAATCTTTCCACATCAGCCTGAGATGACACATTTGCAGATCAAGCCTGTTGTGGAGCGTATGGAAACCGTCAGCCGCAAGCAAGCCGTGCGCGAGTGCTTTGCAGACATGCGTCTGGTGGTTGATCGTGCCCTGGCTTCTGGTCAGTTGCCTCGCAACGAGGCTGCCTGA
- a CDS encoding succinate dehydrogenase iron-sulfur subunit, producing the protein MVELALPKNSRMQEGKTWPKPEGATNVTEFRIYRWNPDDGKNPQIDTFYVDRDACGPMVLDGLLYIKNSVDPTLTLRRSCREGICGSCAMNIDGTNTLACTKGIDECISDVVKVYPLPHMSVVKDLVPDLNNFYAQHRSIEPYLKTVTPEPETEWLQSREDRAKLDGLYECILCACCSTSCPSYWWNGDRYLGPSILLQAYRWLIDSRDEFTGERLDNLEDPFRLYRCHTIMNCSKACPKGLNPAKAIAEIKRMLVDREI; encoded by the coding sequence ATGGTAGAACTTGCGCTGCCGAAGAATTCTAGAATGCAGGAAGGCAAGACTTGGCCGAAGCCCGAGGGTGCGACCAATGTCACAGAATTCCGCATTTATCGTTGGAACCCGGATGATGGCAAAAATCCGCAGATCGATACATTCTATGTCGATCGCGATGCCTGTGGTCCAATGGTGCTGGATGGGCTGCTCTATATCAAGAACAGTGTTGACCCGACCCTGACCTTGCGTCGTTCCTGCCGTGAGGGCATTTGTGGTTCTTGCGCCATGAATATCGACGGCACCAATACTCTGGCTTGTACCAAGGGTATAGATGAGTGCATATCAGACGTCGTGAAGGTTTATCCTTTGCCACATATGTCTGTTGTGAAAGATCTGGTTCCGGATTTGAACAATTTCTATGCACAGCATCGCTCCATTGAGCCTTACCTGAAAACGGTAACGCCGGAGCCGGAGACTGAATGGCTGCAATCTCGTGAAGATCGTGCCAAGCTGGATGGTCTTTATGAGTGTATTCTGTGTGCCTGCTGCTCGACTTCCTGCCCATCCTACTGGTGGAATGGAGATCGCTATCTTGGCCCATCGATCTTGTTGCAGGCCTATCGTTGGCTGATTGATAGTCGTGACGAATTTACTGGCGAGCGTCTGGACAATCTGGAAGATCCGTTCCGTCTGTATCGTTGTCACACGATCATGAATTGTTCCAAGGCTTGTCCGAAGGGTCTGAACCCTGCGAAGGCCATTGCCGAGATCAAGCGCATGTTGGTTGATCGCGAGATCTGA